The following proteins come from a genomic window of Streptomyces sp. Sge12:
- a CDS encoding acetate uptake transporter — protein MDNGVSAGSTASTSTLGNIALGLTLLAFGIGHTGVIDGVSAANSVSLAMYVGGAALFLLGLLEYRGGNGFNGTAFAGLGIFWFTWAKGAGGSVSDEAAGTFLVLFAMLALTLTVAAASGLFSQGVYALLTLSLLLLAIGAFVDNGALAKAGGWVAAVTGLLAWYGATAALAHWPMAFGKARHGAVAAS, from the coding sequence GTGGACAATGGTGTCTCTGCGGGAAGCACGGCCTCGACTTCGACCCTGGGGAACATAGCCCTGGGTCTCACCCTTCTCGCATTCGGTATCGGCCACACCGGTGTCATCGACGGTGTGTCCGCTGCCAACTCCGTGTCGCTCGCGATGTACGTCGGCGGCGCGGCCCTCTTCCTCCTCGGGCTCCTCGAGTACCGCGGCGGCAACGGGTTCAACGGCACCGCGTTCGCGGGCCTCGGCATCTTCTGGTTCACGTGGGCCAAGGGTGCGGGCGGTTCGGTCTCCGACGAAGCCGCCGGAACGTTTCTTGTCCTGTTCGCGATGCTCGCGCTGACCCTCACGGTCGCCGCCGCGAGCGGTCTGTTCAGCCAGGGCGTCTACGCCCTGCTGACCCTGTCGCTGCTCCTGCTGGCCATCGGCGCCTTCGTCGACAACGGCGCGCTCGCCAAGGCGGGCGGCTGGGTCGCCGCGGTGACCGGACTGCTGGCCTGGTACGGGGCGACCGCGGCGCTGGCGCACTGGCCGATGGCCTTCGGCAAGGCCCGGCACGGGGCGGTCGCCGCGAGCTGA